The Bacillus oleivorans genome has a window encoding:
- the speE gene encoding spermidine synthase, with protein sequence MGGFWFTEKQTDHFGITMKVKRTLHTEKTEFQQLDMVETEEWGNMLLLDGMVMTNQKDEWVYHEMVAHVPLFTHPNPENVLVVGGGDGGVIREVLKHPSVKKATLVEIDGKVIEYSKIYLPEIAGQLEDPRVDVQVDDGFMHIAQSENQYDVIMVDSTEPVGPAVNLFSKGFYAGIAKALKEDGIFVAQTDNPWFKADLIQQVFKDVKEIFPITRLYTANIPTYPSGLWTFTIGSKKHDPLAVEDSRFHDIETNYYTKELHKACFVLPKFVKDLTE encoded by the coding sequence ATGGGTGGATTCTGGTTTACTGAAAAACAAACAGATCATTTTGGAATTACAATGAAGGTAAAAAGAACCTTACATACTGAAAAAACGGAATTTCAGCAATTAGACATGGTGGAAACAGAAGAGTGGGGCAACATGCTTCTGCTTGATGGCATGGTTATGACTAACCAAAAGGATGAGTGGGTCTATCACGAAATGGTTGCCCATGTTCCGTTATTTACACATCCAAACCCTGAAAATGTATTAGTTGTCGGCGGCGGAGACGGAGGCGTTATTCGCGAAGTCCTTAAACACCCAAGCGTGAAAAAAGCGACTTTAGTTGAAATTGACGGAAAAGTAATCGAGTACTCTAAAATATATTTGCCGGAGATTGCTGGGCAATTAGAAGATCCTCGCGTCGATGTTCAGGTAGATGATGGCTTTATGCATATCGCTCAAAGCGAAAATCAATATGACGTGATCATGGTCGATTCCACAGAACCAGTAGGACCAGCGGTTAATTTGTTCAGCAAAGGTTTTTATGCGGGAATTGCCAAAGCTTTAAAAGAGGATGGTATCTTTGTAGCGCAAACCGATAATCCATGGTTTAAAGCGGACCTGATTCAACAAGTGTTTAAAGACGTAAAAGAAATTTTTCCAATAACACGCCTATACACAGCCAATATCCCAACATATCCAAGCGGATTATGGACTTTTACGATCGGATCGAAAAAACATGATCCGCTCGCAGTAGAGGACAGCCGTTTTCACGATATCGAGACCAATTACTATACAAAGGAATTGCATAAAGCTTGCTTTGTGCTGCCAAAGTTCGTAAAAGATTTAACGGAATAA
- the speB gene encoding agmatinase, which translates to MRFDEAYSGNVFIKSYPSFEESKAVIYGMPMDWTVSFRPGSRFGPARIREVSLGLEEYSPYLDKHLEEVKYFDAGDIPLPFGNPQRSLDMIEEFVGKVLDEDKFPLGLGGEHLCTWPVFRAIHKKYPDFAVIHIDAHADLREEYEGEPLSHSTPIRKVCGLIGPENVYSFGIRSGMKEEFQFAKESGMYMAKFDVAVPLKEVLPKLAGRNVYVTIDIDVLDPAHAPGTGTAEAGGITSKEMLEAITLIANSDVNVIGADIVEVAPAYDHSEQTQIAASKFLREILLGWV; encoded by the coding sequence ATGCGTTTTGATGAAGCCTATTCAGGTAATGTTTTTATTAAAAGTTATCCTAGCTTTGAAGAAAGCAAGGCCGTTATTTATGGAATGCCAATGGATTGGACCGTCAGTTTTCGTCCCGGCTCCCGTTTTGGTCCGGCACGAATTCGCGAGGTTTCTCTAGGATTGGAAGAATATAGTCCGTACCTAGATAAGCATTTAGAAGAAGTCAAATACTTCGATGCAGGCGATATTCCATTACCGTTTGGAAACCCGCAAAGAAGCTTGGATATGATTGAAGAATTTGTTGGCAAGGTTCTAGATGAAGATAAATTTCCGCTTGGCTTAGGCGGGGAGCACTTATGTACATGGCCTGTTTTTAGAGCCATCCATAAAAAATATCCTGATTTTGCTGTGATTCATATTGATGCTCATGCAGACTTACGCGAGGAATATGAAGGAGAGCCGCTATCTCACTCTACCCCAATCCGCAAAGTCTGTGGCCTGATTGGACCTGAAAACGTGTATTCCTTTGGGATTCGTTCTGGGATGAAAGAAGAATTCCAATTCGCAAAAGAGTCTGGCATGTACATGGCTAAATTTGATGTAGCAGTACCGCTTAAGGAAGTTCTGCCAAAGCTTGCCGGAAGAAACGTCTATGTCACCATTGACATTGATGTATTAGACCCCGCTCATGCCCCTGGCACAGGTACAGCGGAAGCAGGCGGGATTACCTCCAAGGAAATGCTGGAGGCCATTACGCTCATTGCCAATTCTGACGTTAATGTAATTGGAGCTGATATTGTCGAAGTCGCTCCAGCTTATGATCACTCTGAACAAACCCAAATCGCTGCCAGCAAATTTCTGCGTGAAATATTGCTTGGCTGGGTATAA
- a CDS encoding DUF1934 domain-containing protein: protein MTEVEQNVKITLHNEIKRDQEVENYELTVFGQYYKKGNSEFLKYEEALENGMVKTILKWTGDETALVLRNGAVSMRLEHRIKETTRGSYEHQYGRLPLEAYTTAISHSVQNQVHTLQLRYDLNVQQSYVGTYNMTFTFQEV from the coding sequence TTGACTGAGGTTGAACAAAATGTCAAAATCACACTTCACAATGAAATCAAACGGGATCAGGAAGTAGAAAACTATGAATTAACTGTCTTTGGGCAGTATTATAAAAAAGGGAACAGTGAATTTTTAAAATATGAGGAAGCCCTAGAGAACGGGATGGTGAAAACCATTCTGAAGTGGACTGGTGATGAGACGGCTCTAGTTTTGCGCAACGGTGCCGTTTCAATGAGGCTAGAGCACAGAATCAAAGAAACCACACGCGGCAGCTACGAGCATCAGTATGGGAGGCTTCCGCTTGAGGCATATACGACCGCTATCAGCCATTCTGTCCAAAATCAAGTCCACACGCTTCAGCTTCGGTATGACTTAAATGTGCAGCAATCATATGTTGGTACATATAATATGACATTCACGTTTCAGGAGGTCTAA
- the argS gene encoding arginine--tRNA ligase has product MSIVNEVQEQIKQEIKNACVKAGLAKAEEIPDVILETPKDKEHGDYATNMAMQLARVAKKAPKLIAESIKAEFDLSKTSVEKIEIAGPGFINFYLNNQYLTELVPTILKAGEAYGKSNIGQGRKVQVEFVSANPTGDLHLGHARGAAVGDSLCNVLAKAGFNVSREYYINDAGNQIHNLALSVEARYFQALGIERDLPEDGYYGEDVIQIGKRLADEFGDKYVNADEQERYEFFREYGLKYELEKLKIDLENFRVPFDVWYSETSLYKNGKIDETLAKLRELGHIYEEGGAVWFRSTQFGDDKDRVLVKNDGTYTYLTPDISYHEDKFARGFETLINIWGADHHGYIPRMKAAMEALGHNPDDLEVEVIQLVHLYKNGEKMKMSKRTGKAVTMRELVEEVGLDAVRYFFAMRGADTHLDFDLDLAVSQSNENPVYYAQYAHARICSILRQAEEMGITDEQADYSLIGSEKEIELLKKLGEFPQVIAEAALRRIPHRIANYIQDLSSSFHSFYNSNKVLDQENLEVSKARLALIKAVQIALQNALKLIGVSAPEKM; this is encoded by the coding sequence ATGAGTATAGTGAACGAGGTTCAAGAACAAATCAAGCAAGAGATAAAAAATGCATGTGTAAAAGCTGGTCTTGCAAAAGCAGAAGAAATCCCTGATGTAATATTAGAAACACCAAAGGATAAAGAACATGGGGATTACGCAACCAATATGGCGATGCAGCTCGCACGTGTTGCAAAAAAAGCGCCGAAACTAATTGCTGAATCCATTAAAGCAGAGTTTGATCTATCGAAAACCTCTGTTGAAAAAATTGAAATTGCCGGCCCAGGTTTTATTAACTTTTATTTGAACAATCAGTATTTAACCGAACTGGTTCCAACTATTCTAAAAGCAGGAGAAGCTTACGGGAAGTCGAATATTGGACAAGGCAGAAAGGTTCAAGTTGAGTTTGTCTCGGCAAACCCAACCGGGGATCTCCATCTAGGGCATGCTCGCGGAGCAGCAGTAGGAGATTCACTCTGCAATGTTCTCGCCAAAGCTGGCTTTAACGTTTCCCGTGAATACTATATTAACGATGCCGGAAATCAAATCCATAACCTCGCTTTATCTGTAGAAGCCCGATACTTCCAAGCGCTTGGTATTGAGCGTGATCTTCCAGAAGACGGCTATTATGGTGAAGATGTCATTCAAATCGGAAAGCGGCTCGCTGATGAATTTGGCGATAAATATGTAAATGCAGATGAACAAGAACGCTATGAATTCTTTAGAGAATATGGATTAAAATATGAGCTTGAAAAACTTAAAATAGACCTAGAAAATTTCCGTGTGCCATTTGATGTATGGTACTCTGAAACGTCTCTCTATAAAAATGGGAAAATCGATGAAACTCTCGCGAAGTTAAGAGAGCTTGGCCATATTTATGAAGAGGGTGGAGCGGTTTGGTTCCGTTCTACCCAATTCGGCGATGACAAAGACCGCGTTTTAGTAAAAAATGATGGAACCTACACGTATTTAACGCCAGACATTTCCTACCATGAGGATAAATTTGCCCGCGGTTTTGAAACGTTAATAAATATTTGGGGTGCTGACCACCACGGCTATATTCCTAGAATGAAAGCAGCGATGGAAGCGCTCGGCCACAATCCAGACGACTTAGAAGTAGAAGTCATTCAGCTCGTTCACTTATATAAAAACGGCGAAAAGATGAAAATGAGCAAAAGAACCGGTAAAGCGGTCACGATGCGTGAGCTTGTTGAGGAAGTCGGCTTGGATGCGGTCCGTTATTTCTTTGCAATGCGCGGTGCCGATACTCACTTAGACTTTGACTTAGATTTGGCAGTGTCCCAATCTAATGAAAACCCGGTTTACTATGCCCAATATGCCCACGCCCGGATTTGCAGTATCTTGCGTCAGGCTGAGGAAATGGGAATAACTGATGAGCAGGCCGACTACTCATTAATTGGAAGCGAAAAAGAAATCGAGTTATTGAAAAAGCTAGGGGAGTTTCCGCAAGTGATCGCGGAAGCAGCCCTAAGAAGAATTCCGCATCGGATTGCGAACTATATCCAAGACCTGTCTTCTTCGTTCCACAGCTTTTACAATAGCAACAAGGTATTAGACCAAGAAAATCTAGAGGTAAGTAAAGCACGTTTGGCACTAATTAAAGCTGTACAAATTGCACTGCAAAATGCGTTAAAGCTAATAGGGGTTTCGGCTCCAGAGAAAATGTAA
- a CDS encoding XapX domain-containing protein translates to MKEVILALLTGFIVGIIFAGFRLPIPAPPAFAGVSGIIGIYLGFKVFGWISPIFLNWFK, encoded by the coding sequence ATGAAAGAGGTAATTTTAGCACTGCTGACAGGATTTATTGTCGGGATTATTTTTGCCGGGTTCCGCTTGCCGATACCAGCTCCGCCTGCCTTTGCAGGGGTATCGGGGATTATTGGTATTTATCTCGGTTTTAAAGTGTTTGGCTGGATTAGTCCGATCTTTTTAAACTGGTTTAAATAA
- the uvsE gene encoding UV DNA damage repair endonuclease UvsE, whose amino-acid sequence MIIRFGFVANSLSLWDVTPSKTVTFTRFQKLPVQERMDKLLSVTGHNLDHTLRILYFIVAHGIEIYRFSSALVPLATHPEVLWDFITPFRFKWQEIGDFVKKHRLRVSFHPSQFTLFTSPKQTVTKNAVQNMKYHYKMLEAMGIADEARMNIHIGGTYGDKESAIQQFYNNMKQLPDSVKQRMTLENDDKTYNAMETIEVCEKVGIPFVFDYHHYMANTGGYSIEEILPYVFDMWKNDAFPPMLHLSSPKSEKQYRAHADYLDIEFIKPLLSLLKDFGEDVDIMIEAKAKDLALLKLVEDLSRIRGVKRIRGGAIQL is encoded by the coding sequence ATGATTATCCGATTTGGTTTTGTTGCAAATAGTTTAAGTCTATGGGATGTCACGCCTTCCAAAACCGTTACGTTTACACGATTTCAGAAATTGCCCGTACAGGAACGGATGGATAAGCTTTTGTCCGTTACGGGCCATAACCTGGATCACACCCTCCGAATCCTTTATTTCATTGTCGCTCACGGGATTGAAATATATCGTTTTTCAAGTGCGCTTGTCCCGCTTGCGACTCATCCTGAGGTTCTGTGGGATTTTATTACCCCCTTTAGGTTTAAGTGGCAGGAAATTGGTGATTTCGTTAAAAAGCATCGGCTGCGGGTTAGCTTTCACCCCAGCCAGTTCACTTTATTTACAAGTCCAAAACAAACCGTAACGAAAAATGCTGTTCAGAATATGAAGTATCACTATAAAATGCTTGAGGCGATGGGAATTGCAGACGAGGCAAGAATGAACATTCATATTGGCGGGACTTACGGAGATAAGGAAAGTGCGATTCAGCAATTTTATAATAATATGAAACAACTGCCAGATTCGGTGAAACAAAGAATGACCCTTGAAAACGATGATAAAACGTATAATGCGATGGAAACGATTGAGGTATGTGAAAAGGTAGGGATTCCGTTTGTGTTTGATTACCATCACTATATGGCGAATACTGGGGGATATTCCATTGAAGAAATATTGCCCTATGTTTTTGACATGTGGAAAAACGATGCCTTTCCACCTATGCTCCACTTATCCTCGCCGAAATCTGAAAAACAATACCGGGCGCATGCCGACTATCTGGATATTGAGTTTATCAAGCCTTTGTTGTCTCTCTTGAAAGACTTTGGCGAAGATGTCGACATTATGATAGAAGCAAAGGCAAAAGATCTCGCGCTATTAAAATTAGTGGAGGATTTGAGCCGGATCCGAGGGGTGAAGAGAATCCGCGGCGGGGCCATTCAGCTTTGA
- the cls gene encoding cardiolipin synthase, protein MIFSILFFILVLICLWLYLDFTYGRKRHVKELKKLNFPERKSDIRIFTDGTDLFEDLFKELETATDHIHVLFYIVQNDAFSERFLQILEDKAKSGVEVRLLLDWIGSFGFKRNYREKLKRNHVQFAFCHVPRFPFFFYTLQKRNHRKITVIDGKAGYVGGYNIGKEYIGGDPKLSPWRDYHLKLQGEGVHDLQMQFLADWTLATKEKVKKDPRYFPPLPKGTSQHRFSATEGVELEAIYIRFINGAKRSFYIGSPYFVPSAPLFDALSDALDRGVEITIVVPKLSDHALVQEASYPYFRKLLKKGAHVYQFETGFFHAKILIRDDSDCDIGTANFDNRSLFLNHELNCYIYDPTVVAHAKSLLLQDISHSSRLTLRQLNQPNFFRNCKEWIAQSISHFL, encoded by the coding sequence ATGATCTTTTCTATCCTATTCTTTATCCTGGTACTGATATGTCTATGGCTGTATCTTGACTTTACATATGGACGAAAACGTCATGTAAAAGAGCTAAAAAAATTAAATTTTCCTGAGCGGAAAAGCGATATACGTATCTTTACAGATGGAACCGATTTGTTCGAAGACCTATTTAAGGAGCTAGAAACTGCCACCGATCATATCCATGTGCTGTTTTACATCGTACAAAATGATGCCTTTAGTGAGAGATTTTTGCAGATTTTAGAGGATAAAGCCAAATCTGGTGTAGAAGTCCGACTGTTATTGGACTGGATTGGAAGCTTCGGTTTCAAACGAAATTATAGGGAAAAGTTAAAGAGGAATCATGTTCAGTTTGCCTTTTGCCATGTTCCGCGATTTCCTTTTTTCTTTTATACCCTGCAAAAAAGAAACCATCGCAAAATTACCGTGATTGACGGAAAAGCGGGGTATGTTGGCGGGTATAACATTGGAAAGGAATATATTGGCGGAGATCCAAAGCTATCTCCATGGCGCGATTATCATTTGAAACTCCAAGGTGAAGGTGTTCATGATTTACAAATGCAGTTTTTAGCAGATTGGACATTAGCGACAAAGGAAAAAGTGAAGAAAGATCCACGATATTTTCCTCCGCTGCCGAAGGGTACGTCCCAACACCGCTTTTCTGCGACAGAGGGGGTTGAGCTTGAAGCGATTTATATACGCTTTATCAATGGCGCTAAGAGATCATTTTATATTGGTTCTCCCTATTTTGTTCCCAGCGCTCCTTTATTTGATGCCCTATCAGATGCATTAGACAGAGGAGTCGAAATTACGATTGTTGTTCCAAAACTTAGTGACCATGCACTTGTCCAGGAAGCTTCGTATCCTTACTTTCGAAAGCTGTTAAAAAAAGGGGCTCACGTATACCAATTTGAGACCGGCTTTTTCCATGCCAAAATCTTGATAAGAGATGACTCGGATTGCGATATCGGAACCGCTAATTTTGATAACCGGAGTTTGTTTTTAAATCATGAACTCAATTGTTATATATATGACCCTACTGTTGTTGCTCATGCTAAAAGCCTTTTGCTTCAGGATATTAGTCATTCCAGCCGGCTAACACTTAGGCAATTAAATCAGCCTAATTTTTTCCGCAACTGCAAAGAATGGATTGCCCAATCTATCTCTCATTTTCTTTAA
- a CDS encoding 4Fe-4S dicluster domain-containing protein: MTPLLWVNFAAFLIVTAYAVSLFVYVVKTRIAYIRLGKKVEFDQRLKERLEKIWVNVFGQKKLLKDKKSGIIHVMFFYGFILVQFGAIDFIWKGIAPGSHLPLGPLYPGFTFFQELVTFMILVAVVWAFYRRYIEKLVRLKRGFKSGLVLIFIGGLMLSVLFGNGMGMIWHGYEAAWTEPIATLIALSFSWVGETAAVVLFYIAWWIHLLFLLAFLVYVPQSKHAHLIAGPANVFLNRLEQPGKLAKINFEDETQETFGVGKIQDFTQKQLVDLYACVECGRCTNMCPATGTGKMLSPMDLITKLRDHLTNTGAAITSKQPWVPAYAFSNTLGNQLAVASAGAGANESAAAAEYNPSLIGDVITEEEIWACTTCRNCEDQCPVMNEHVDKIIDLRRYLVLTEGRMNPDAQRAMQNIERQGNPWGLNRKERENWREAREDVHIPTVKEMKKSGEEFEYLFWVGSMGSFDNRSQKIALSFAKLLNQAGVKFAILGNKEKNSGDTPRRLGNEFLFQELAANNIEEFEKNEVKKIVTTDPHAYNIFKNEYPDFGLTAEVYHHTEVLAQLVKEGRLTPKYEVQETITFHDSCYLGRYNEVYDPPREILKSIPGVTLVEMERNRERGMCCGAGGGLMWMEEETGHRVNVARTEQALAVSPSVISSGCPYCLTMLSDGTKAKEVEDSVGTYDVAEILERAVCGEASQLVS; this comes from the coding sequence ATGACACCATTATTATGGGTGAACTTTGCTGCATTTTTAATTGTAACCGCTTACGCAGTAAGCCTCTTTGTATACGTTGTTAAAACTCGAATTGCTTATATTCGATTAGGGAAAAAGGTAGAATTCGATCAGCGCCTAAAAGAAAGACTTGAAAAAATTTGGGTCAATGTGTTTGGACAAAAGAAGCTATTAAAGGATAAGAAAAGCGGAATCATTCACGTTATGTTTTTCTATGGATTTATCCTTGTCCAATTTGGAGCGATTGATTTTATCTGGAAGGGAATTGCACCTGGATCTCATCTTCCGCTAGGACCTTTATATCCAGGTTTTACGTTCTTTCAAGAACTAGTGACATTTATGATTTTAGTGGCCGTTGTCTGGGCTTTCTATCGTCGATACATTGAAAAGCTTGTCCGATTAAAAAGGGGTTTTAAATCAGGACTTGTTCTTATCTTTATTGGGGGTCTCATGCTTTCTGTTCTATTTGGAAATGGAATGGGCATGATCTGGCACGGATATGAGGCAGCTTGGACTGAGCCGATTGCAACGTTAATTGCCCTCAGCTTTTCTTGGGTGGGTGAAACAGCCGCAGTTGTCCTGTTCTATATCGCATGGTGGATTCACCTCTTGTTCTTGCTGGCTTTCTTAGTTTATGTACCGCAATCAAAGCATGCTCACTTAATCGCAGGACCAGCCAACGTCTTTCTAAACAGGCTGGAACAGCCTGGCAAGCTTGCCAAAATCAATTTTGAAGATGAAACGCAAGAAACATTTGGGGTAGGAAAAATACAAGATTTTACACAGAAACAGCTTGTCGACCTTTACGCATGTGTAGAATGTGGCCGCTGTACCAATATGTGTCCGGCAACAGGAACCGGCAAAATGCTGTCACCGATGGATTTAATCACAAAGCTGCGTGATCATTTAACAAACACGGGAGCCGCCATAACATCGAAGCAGCCATGGGTTCCTGCCTATGCCTTTTCGAATACATTAGGAAATCAGCTGGCAGTAGCCTCAGCAGGAGCCGGGGCTAATGAGTCCGCAGCTGCAGCTGAATATAACCCAAGTTTGATTGGCGATGTCATCACTGAAGAGGAAATTTGGGCTTGTACGACTTGCCGAAATTGCGAGGACCAATGCCCAGTCATGAATGAGCACGTCGATAAAATTATCGATTTAAGACGTTACCTCGTTTTAACAGAGGGGCGGATGAATCCGGATGCACAGCGCGCGATGCAAAATATTGAGCGCCAAGGAAATCCATGGGGCTTAAATCGAAAAGAAAGAGAAAATTGGCGTGAAGCACGGGAAGATGTCCATATTCCAACTGTGAAGGAAATGAAGAAATCCGGAGAAGAGTTCGAGTACTTATTCTGGGTTGGTTCCATGGGTTCGTTTGATAATCGCAGTCAAAAAATCGCTTTATCCTTTGCTAAGCTTTTAAATCAAGCTGGCGTTAAGTTTGCGATTCTAGGTAACAAGGAAAAGAACTCTGGCGATACACCGCGCAGGCTCGGAAACGAGTTCCTCTTCCAGGAACTTGCAGCAAACAACATCGAAGAATTCGAGAAAAATGAGGTTAAAAAGATCGTTACTACCGATCCGCATGCTTATAACATTTTTAAAAATGAATACCCTGACTTTGGTTTAACAGCAGAGGTTTATCACCATACAGAGGTTCTTGCTCAGCTAGTCAAAGAAGGAAGACTTACGCCGAAGTATGAAGTTCAGGAAACGATCACCTTCCACGACTCCTGCTATTTAGGGCGTTACAACGAAGTATATGACCCGCCGCGCGAAATTTTAAAATCGATTCCTGGCGTTACGCTGGTCGAGATGGAGAGAAACCGTGAACGGGGAATGTGCTGCGGAGCAGGTGGAGGATTAATGTGGATGGAGGAAGAAACCGGGCACCGGGTCAATGTTGCCCGGACAGAACAGGCACTGGCAGTTTCACCATCCGTAATCAGCTCCGGATGTCCATACTGTTTGACGATGCTTTCAGATGGAACGAAAGCAAAAGAAGTAGAAGACTCAGTTGGAACATATGACGTAGCAGAAATTTTAGAAAGAGCTGTCTGCGGCGAAGCGTCTCAGCTGGTTTCATAA
- a CDS encoding acetyl-CoA C-acetyltransferase — MKTVILDGARTPIGKLGGAISTLTASELGGIAIKEALNRSQVRPEEVGTVMMGSVLQGGQGQLPSRQAARYAGLPWEVKTETINKVCASGMRSVTLGDQLIRLGEEETIVAGGMESMSHAPYILTKARFGYRMGDAPIKDLMIHDGLTCSFTGVHMGTYGNSTATEFNISREEQDAWALRSHQRAVAATKNGILQEEIVAVEIPQKRGEAIKVTEDESPRADTSYEKLSKLNPVFDRAGTITAGNAPGVNDGACAMVLMSEEKAKQEGRTPLAYIIAHTALAAEAKDFPKTPGLVINQLLEKTGKKVAEIDLFEINEAFAAVTLASKQIAGLDEDKINVNGGAVALGHPIGASGARIILTLAYELKRRGGGIGIAAICSGGGQGDAVMIEVPKTK, encoded by the coding sequence ATGAAAACGGTAATTTTGGATGGGGCAAGAACACCAATTGGAAAGCTTGGAGGAGCTATTAGTACGCTGACCGCCTCCGAATTAGGCGGGATTGCTATTAAGGAAGCCCTTAATCGGAGTCAGGTCAGACCCGAAGAAGTAGGGACAGTCATGATGGGATCTGTATTGCAAGGAGGGCAGGGCCAATTGCCATCGCGGCAGGCAGCCCGCTACGCCGGTCTTCCATGGGAAGTCAAAACCGAAACGATCAACAAAGTCTGTGCTTCTGGAATGAGGAGCGTTACACTTGGAGACCAGCTAATCCGCCTAGGGGAAGAGGAGACAATCGTTGCGGGCGGTATGGAGTCGATGAGTCATGCTCCCTATATATTAACGAAAGCACGCTTTGGCTATCGCATGGGTGATGCACCTATAAAAGATTTAATGATTCATGACGGCTTAACTTGCAGCTTTACCGGCGTCCATATGGGAACCTACGGCAATAGTACTGCGACCGAGTTTAATATTTCGAGAGAAGAACAGGATGCCTGGGCGCTAAGAAGCCATCAGCGTGCAGTAGCTGCGACTAAGAATGGAATTTTACAAGAAGAAATCGTTGCGGTTGAGATTCCGCAAAAGCGCGGAGAAGCCATAAAAGTAACAGAAGATGAATCTCCGCGGGCTGATACGTCCTATGAAAAGCTGTCCAAATTAAATCCAGTGTTTGACAGGGCGGGAACGATTACGGCAGGCAACGCTCCAGGAGTGAACGACGGTGCTTGTGCAATGGTACTGATGAGCGAAGAAAAAGCGAAGCAGGAAGGACGGACTCCACTTGCTTACATTATTGCTCATACAGCGCTAGCAGCAGAAGCAAAGGATTTTCCAAAAACACCGGGTCTTGTCATCAATCAGCTTCTAGAAAAAACGGGAAAAAAAGTGGCTGAAATAGATTTATTCGAAATTAACGAGGCCTTTGCAGCCGTTACATTAGCGAGCAAACAAATCGCAGGACTAGACGAAGACAAGATTAATGTTAACGGCGGGGCCGTCGCACTTGGCCATCCGATTGGGGCGAGCGGTGCAAGAATCATTTTAACACTGGCCTATGAGCTTAAAAGACGCGGCGGTGGCATCGGGATTGCTGCGATTTGCTCGGGCGGCGGTCAGGGAGATGCAGTTATGATCGAAGTTCCTAAAACAAAATAA
- a CDS encoding 3-hydroxybutyryl-CoA dehydrogenase, with the protein MTVQKVMVVGAGQMGSGIAQVFAQSGFQVILNDIKQEFVERGLGVITKNLTRQVEKARMTEADKSAILARIVASTSLEDAKDIDLVIEAAVENMEVKTKIFSQLDQLAPEHAVLASNTSSLPITEIAAATKRPEQVIGMHFMNPVPVMKLVEIIRGLATTDEVYQTIEDITKKLQKVPVAVNDFPGFVSNRVLMPMINEAIYTLYEGVATKEAIDEVMKLGMNHPMGPLTLADFIGLDTCLYIMETLHEGFGDDKYRPCPLLRKYVKAGWLGKKTGRGFYTYES; encoded by the coding sequence ATGACAGTTCAAAAGGTAATGGTTGTCGGAGCCGGACAAATGGGATCTGGTATTGCTCAAGTTTTTGCTCAGTCAGGCTTTCAAGTCATTTTAAATGATATCAAGCAAGAGTTTGTCGAAAGAGGACTTGGTGTGATTACAAAGAATCTGACGCGCCAGGTTGAGAAAGCAAGAATGACAGAAGCAGATAAATCAGCCATCCTAGCCAGAATTGTGGCCTCAACATCTTTGGAAGACGCAAAAGACATAGATTTAGTAATTGAAGCAGCGGTTGAAAACATGGAAGTAAAAACCAAAATCTTTTCACAGCTAGATCAGCTGGCACCAGAGCATGCGGTTCTCGCAAGCAATACCTCCTCTCTTCCAATTACAGAGATTGCCGCTGCGACAAAACGGCCGGAGCAAGTGATCGGGATGCATTTTATGAACCCGGTTCCGGTGATGAAGCTTGTTGAAATTATTCGCGGTTTGGCTACAACAGATGAAGTGTACCAAACGATTGAAGATATCACGAAAAAACTGCAAAAAGTACCGGTAGCCGTCAACGACTTTCCAGGCTTTGTTTCGAACCGTGTCCTTATGCCGATGATAAACGAGGCAATCTATACGCTCTATGAAGGGGTCGCTACAAAGGAAGCGATTGATGAAGTAATGAAGCTTGGAATGAATCATCCGATGGGACCCTTGACACTCGCAGATTTTATTGGCTTAGATACGTGCCTCTATATTATGGAGACGCTCCATGAAGGCTTTGGCGATGATAAATATCGTCCATGTCCACTCCTCAGAAAATATGTAAAAGCCGGATGGTTAGGCAAGAAAACAGGAAGAGGTTTCTATACCTATGAGAGCTAG